A stretch of Candidatus Zixiibacteriota bacterium DNA encodes these proteins:
- a CDS encoding efflux RND transporter periplasmic adaptor subunit: MQKRRRNLIFIGALVIVIVGAAYLWSRNGSDKLSYRVEKVDRGDIVVSISATGTLNAVTTVLVGSQVSGTISKIYVDYNSQVREGELLAQIDPTFLQATVSEQSANVDRAQAQVNEAARNFERTKQLFEKSLISQAELDAAITSLETAQASLKQAEASLERAKVNLRYATIRSPIDGVVISRDVDVGQTVAASLSAPTLFTIANDLSRMQVEASIDEADIGNVKEGQKVTFRVDSYPEEEFTGKVSQIRLAPVVSQNVVTYNVIIDVSNSELKLMPGMTANVIIEVARRDDVLRAPLQALRFVPPVETRAAADKTGDTASKAMPVARIRPDGMKAESRDPSRARLWILDGVTPKAVPIVRGLQSTRYVEIVEGELKEGDEVIVGMEGAVAGNAAVTGQNPFMPRFGGGRR, from the coding sequence ATGCAGAAGCGAAGACGCAATCTAATATTCATTGGCGCCCTGGTTATAGTCATTGTAGGGGCCGCTTATCTCTGGAGTCGCAACGGGAGCGACAAGCTCAGCTACCGCGTAGAAAAGGTTGACCGCGGCGACATTGTTGTCAGCATCAGCGCCACCGGCACTCTCAATGCCGTCACCACGGTGCTGGTCGGCTCGCAGGTCTCCGGCACCATATCCAAGATCTATGTCGATTATAATTCGCAGGTGCGTGAAGGGGAACTTCTGGCGCAAATCGACCCGACCTTTCTTCAAGCGACCGTCAGCGAGCAGAGCGCCAATGTGGACCGGGCACAAGCCCAGGTAAATGAAGCCGCCCGCAACTTCGAGCGAACCAAACAGCTCTTCGAAAAATCGCTCATATCACAGGCGGAACTTGATGCCGCCATCACCTCGCTCGAAACCGCTCAAGCCAGCCTCAAGCAGGCGGAAGCCTCTCTGGAGCGGGCAAAAGTCAATCTTCGCTATGCCACTATCAGGTCGCCTATTGATGGCGTGGTTATCTCGCGGGATGTCGATGTCGGCCAGACGGTCGCCGCCAGCCTCTCGGCGCCGACCTTGTTCACCATTGCCAATGACCTCTCTCGGATGCAGGTGGAAGCCAGCATCGATGAAGCCGATATCGGCAATGTAAAGGAAGGTCAGAAAGTCACTTTCCGGGTCGATTCTTATCCGGAAGAAGAATTCACCGGTAAAGTCAGCCAGATTCGTCTGGCGCCGGTGGTCAGCCAAAATGTAGTTACTTATAATGTCATTATTGATGTCTCCAATTCCGAATTAAAACTTATGCCGGGAATGACGGCCAATGTCATCATTGAAGTGGCTCGACGCGATGATGTCTTGCGGGCGCCACTTCAGGCGCTCCGCTTTGTCCCGCCGGTCGAGACTCGCGCCGCCGCCGACAAGACCGGTGATACTGCCTCCAAGGCTATGCCGGTCGCCAGAATCCGCCCGGATGGAATGAAAGCAGAGAGCCGCGACCCCTCGCGCGCCCGTCTGTGGATACTGGATGGCGTCACCCCGAAGGCGGTGCCGATTGTCAGAGGTTTGCAGAGCACCCGCTATGTCGAGATTGTTGAAGGTGAACTGAAAGAGGGAGATGAGGTGATTGTCGGGATGGAAGGCGCTGTCGCCGGTAATGCCGCGGTCACCGGGCAGAATCCTTTTATGCCTCGTTTTGGCGGCGGACGTCGATAA